The following nucleotide sequence is from Gordonia jinghuaiqii.
GATGCCGCGTTCGACGTCGTCGGTCCACACCGTGCCGGCGAGTCCGTAGCTGGAGTCGTTGGCGATGGCGATGGCCTCGTCGACGTCGTCGTAGGCGATCACCGACAGTACGGGCCCGAAGATCTCCTCCTGGGCGATCGCCATGTCGTTGGTGACGCCGGTGAAGATCGTCGGGGTGAGGAAGTAGCCGGAGTCGAGGCCCTCGGGTCGCTCGCTCTCGAGAACCGCCGTGGCGCCGGCCTTCTTGCCGAGTTCGACGTACTCCTCGACCTTGATGCGCTGCTTCTCGGTGATCAGCGGGCCCAGCTGGGCCTCCGGGTCGGACGGCAGCCCGACCTTCATCGCCTTGGCGGCCTCGACCATGGCCGCCACGATCTCGTCCTGCCGACTGCGCGGCACCAGGATTCGGGTCTGCGCGACGCAGGCCTGCCCGGTGTTGAACAGGCCAAGGAACGTGAGCATGAAGGCATTGGCGGCGATGTCGACGTCGTCGAGGACGATGGCCGCGGACTTGCCGCCGAGTTCCAGCGAACACCGCTTGAGTGTCTCCGCGCAGGCGGCGCCGATGGCCTTGCCCGCGGCGGTGGAGCCGGTGAAGGTGATCTTGTCGACGTCGGGATGCGCGACGAGCGCCTGTCCGGTCTCGGTGCCGCCGGTGACCACCGAGATGGCCTCGGCGGGCACACCCGCCTCGATGAACAACTGGGCGACGTAGTTGCCGGTCAGCGGGGTCTCCGGGGCGGGCTTGAGGACCACCGAGCAGCCGGCGGCCAGCGCGGCGCCCATCTTGTTGCAGGTGATGAACAGCGGGACGTTCCAGGCGCAGATCGCGCCGACGACACCGACCGCCTCGCGGGTGATGCGGGTGGTGCCGAACAGGCCGGTCCGGTACTCCTCCCACTGGTAGTTGCGGGCGGCGTTCGCGTACGCCCGCAAGACGCCGGTGCCCGGCAGCTGCTGCAACGTGGCGATCGCGCTCGGCGGTGCGCCCATCTCCGCCGACACCAGCGCGGTGATCTCGTCACCACGCTCGTCGATCATGTCGGCGACCCTGCCGATGATGTCGGCGCGCTGCGCGGGAGGCGTCGAACTCCAGACGCCGGAATCGAAGGCGGCGCGGGCCGCCCGGACGGCCGTGTCGACGTCGGTGGCGTCGGCCTCGGGGACCGAGCCGACGCGTTCGCCGGTGGCCGGGGAGAAGACCTCGAGGGTCTCGGCGGAATGCGGGTCGGCCCATCGGCCCCCGATGAGCAGCTGGGGTTGGTCGCCGCCACCGGCGAGGGTTGTGGAGTGGGACTCGACGGTCTCGGTCATGCGCGTGGGCTCCTCAAAAGGGCGGGTCCTTGCCTGCGCCGGCAGTGGTACTGACCTTCGGCGGGCAAGTGTGAACTACAGCACACGCAATACTAGAACACGTTCTAACTTTTGTGCCAGGGGGAGTGCGAACCTCACCGGCCGAAGTGCAGCCGGGCCTCCATCCCGTCGAGTACGTCGTCGAGCACATCGAGCTGACCGGCCGGGGCGTCGGCCTCGAGAAGACGTTGCTGATCGTGCGGCTGGGACGTGACCCGGCCGGCGAACCGGTGGATCGGCGAGATGCCGGCGATGGCGGGATCGGCGTCCATGATGGCCAGCGCAGCGATCACCGGCTCGGGGTCTTGCCCCTCGAACTCGAACTTCTGGCGCATCAACGAGTACAGACGCTGATTCATCGCATCGAGGCGGGCCAAGTCCGCGGGGGTGGGTGTCTGCTCGGGCAACCGCTGGACGCGGGCCCGGGGATACGGGTCGTCGGGCAACCACTCGACGATCCGGAACCGGTACGTGCCGGTGCAGGTGAGGTCGGCGCGGCCGTCGGGGAAGCGATCGGTGATCTCCGCGTGGGCCATCGCGCCGACGTCGCAGCGCACATCCCCGCCGCCCACTTCCACACCGCGCGCGATCAGCACCACGCCGAAGCTGGCGGTCGGAGGATCTGCGGAGGTGTCGACATGATCGGACAGCATCTGTCGGTAGCGCGGCTCGAAGATGCGCAACGGCAGTTCCGCGCTCGGCAACAGTGCGGTGCCGAGCGGGAACATCGGGGCGACGAAGGTCTCCTCGGATGCCGGTCCGGAACTCAGGACGGGCTCACTCAGGACCGGGGCCTGGCGTCGAGCACGACCTCGAACTCCAGCAGATCGGCGCCCGAGGCGACCGGCTTGGCGCGCTCGCCGGCGTGAGCCTCCCGCGCCGGGCCCGACGCCCATGCCTGGAAGTCCTCCTCGGACTCCCACTGCGTCACGACGAAGTAGCGATCGTCGCCCTTGACGGGGCGCAGGAGCTGGAATCCGAGGAAACCCTTGGACCCGTCGACCGAGTGCGCGCGGTTGGCGAACCGCTTCTCGAGTTCGGGGCCGGCACCTTCGGGAACAGAGATTGCGTTGATCTTCACAACAGACATGCGTCCACCATAGGCGCTGTCGGAGTCGCGTTCGCGCACATCATGTGACACTTCCGCCGCGCTCCATCCCGAACTTTTCGCCGCCGCGCTCCGGTCTACAGTTTCTGGCATGTTCGACGGCCGTGCCCACGCCGAGACCGGACTCCGTGACCACGGGGGTCCGGATGCGCTCGACCCCGCGGACCCCGCGACCCGCCCCATCGTCTTGCTGCACGGATTGATGGGCCGGGGGCGGACGTGGCGTCGGCAGATCCCGTGGTTGCGTCGGTACGGTCGGGTGTTCACCTACGACGCCGCGTTCCACACCGGCGCCGAATTCCACGACGCCGGGGACCCGGATCGCGCAACCGAACTCTCGACCGATCGCTTCGTCGCCGATCTCGCGGAGATCCTCACCTGGATCGACCAGGGGCCGGCCGTCCTCGTCGGACATTCGATGGGCGCACTGCACGCCTGGTGCGCCGCGGCGACCTATCCCGAACTCGTCTCGGCGCTGGTCGTCGAGGACATGGCGCCGGACTTCCGCGGCCGGACCACCGCCAACTGGACGCCGTGGTTCGAGTCGTGGCCCGACCGCTTCGGCTCCGCCGAGGAGGCGGTGGCCATGTTCGGTCCGGTGGCCGGCCGCTACTTCTTCGAGGCCTTCGACGACGGTCGGCTCCACGGGCGAATCCCGGTGTGGAGCGCGATCGCCGAGGAGTGGGGCACCCGCGACTTCTGGGCGCAGTGGCGCGCGGTGAAGGTGCCCGCGCTGCTGATCGAGGCCGAATACACGGTCACCCCGCCCGGCCAGATGGAGCAGATGTCCGCGGTCAACGAACGTGCACAGCATCTGAGGGTGCCCGGTGCAGGTCACCTCGTCCACGACGACTCCCCACACGTGTATCGCGGTGCGGTGGAGGCGTTCTTGTCGGGCCTGGACTCCTGAACCATTCCCGGAAGCTCACCGAGGAAGGGCCCCAACGTAATTCGGGACGCACACGACGAATCGTGTGCGCCCCCGAAGAGGTGGGAGGTGGTGTCAGGTCGGGTCGGCGGGCGCGATCGGGCCACCGGTGAGCCGGCGCCAGCAGTGCACCAGGAACAACTGTGCGATCGGTGCGGCGACGATGAGCCCGATGTAGCAGACGAGTACACCGACGAGGTTGATCGCGTAGGTGACCAGCAGGGTGATCAGCGAGTCGCCGACCTTCGACTTGGTCAGCTCGAACGACGTCTTCATCGCGTTGATCGGCGAGAGGCTCTTGTCGATGGTCGCGACGACCGAGAACATCAGGAAGAACATCGCGACGAGCCCGGGGATGATGCACAGCGCGTAGCCGATCCCCGTGATGATGCCGACCAGGATCGCGGTGCCGACGACCGGCCCGAAGCGGATTGGGGTCAGGAACGACTTCGCGGTGACCGGTTCGCCGTTGGCGACGCGGACCGCGCCGGAGATGATGCTCGCCTGGATGTAGAGCAGGCCCAGGATGAACACGAGGTACACGAGGCCGAAGAGGATGGAGCCGCCGAGACCCAGCGACGTCTCTTGGTAGGTGTAACCGTTGCCGTAATCGACGGTCTCGGTGGTGCCGAACAGCGCCGCCGCGGAGAACCCCACCGCGATGAGTGCGGCGCCGAGCAGGAACACCACGAGGCCCGGCAGGATCATCGCGCCGGCATTGTTCTTGAACTTGCCGAAGGCCCACGAGAACGCCGTGCCCACATCGATCTTGCCCGTGTCCATGGGGCCGCCGGGAGGAATCGGGGCGCCGGGGTAGGCGCCGGCGT
It contains:
- a CDS encoding alpha/beta fold hydrolase, with amino-acid sequence MFDGRAHAETGLRDHGGPDALDPADPATRPIVLLHGLMGRGRTWRRQIPWLRRYGRVFTYDAAFHTGAEFHDAGDPDRATELSTDRFVADLAEILTWIDQGPAVLVGHSMGALHAWCAAATYPELVSALVVEDMAPDFRGRTTANWTPWFESWPDRFGSAEEAVAMFGPVAGRYFFEAFDDGRLHGRIPVWSAIAEEWGTRDFWAQWRAVKVPALLIEAEYTVTPPGQMEQMSAVNERAQHLRVPGAGHLVHDDSPHVYRGAVEAFLSGLDS
- a CDS encoding LON peptidase substrate-binding domain-containing protein, which codes for MFPLGTALLPSAELPLRIFEPRYRQMLSDHVDTSADPPTASFGVVLIARGVEVGGGDVRCDVGAMAHAEITDRFPDGRADLTCTGTYRFRIVEWLPDDPYPRARVQRLPEQTPTPADLARLDAMNQRLYSLMRQKFEFEGQDPEPVIAALAIMDADPAIAGISPIHRFAGRVTSQPHDQQRLLEADAPAGQLDVLDDVLDGMEARLHFGR
- a CDS encoding aldehyde dehydrogenase, producing MTETVESHSTTLAGGGDQPQLLIGGRWADPHSAETLEVFSPATGERVGSVPEADATDVDTAVRAARAAFDSGVWSSTPPAQRADIIGRVADMIDERGDEITALVSAEMGAPPSAIATLQQLPGTGVLRAYANAARNYQWEEYRTGLFGTTRITREAVGVVGAICAWNVPLFITCNKMGAALAAGCSVVLKPAPETPLTGNYVAQLFIEAGVPAEAISVVTGGTETGQALVAHPDVDKITFTGSTAAGKAIGAACAETLKRCSLELGGKSAAIVLDDVDIAANAFMLTFLGLFNTGQACVAQTRILVPRSRQDEIVAAMVEAAKAMKVGLPSDPEAQLGPLITEKQRIKVEEYVELGKKAGATAVLESERPEGLDSGYFLTPTIFTGVTNDMAIAQEEIFGPVLSVIAYDDVDEAIAIANDSSYGLAGTVWTDDVERGIEISTKIRTGTFGINWYAIDPESPFGGYKNSGIGRENGREGLESFLEHKSTMLPMGYEAPTS
- a CDS encoding antibiotic biosynthesis monooxygenase family protein, translating into MSVVKINAISVPEGAGPELEKRFANRAHSVDGSKGFLGFQLLRPVKGDDRYFVVTQWESEEDFQAWASGPAREAHAGERAKPVASGADLLEFEVVLDARPRS